One Gemmatimonas sp. DNA window includes the following coding sequences:
- a CDS encoding alpha/beta hydrolase → MLERRIVGRPWRAVLTVLEGALALGCGAASTDSSRGPISTVLVRQRLDVAYAAVHPAQKLDLYLPPTGVGPFPLVIWIHGGGRAQGDKGLGALSVQRQLTTRGFALASLNYRLSGVAWYPAAVQDVKAAIRHLRANAERYALLPDRVALWGSSAGAHLAALVGVTGDITMFDDPALGNSTQSARVQGVVSWFAPTDILAMDSDNGAQGCPLFGGTGHDSPTSPEGLFLGARPSSVPSVARDASPVTWLTIDDPPFLLQHGGADCTVPTRQSVRLRDGLRALSGDTTRSSWTLFPVDGHGGPSFSTPANVEVVVAFLARSLR, encoded by the coding sequence ATGCTAGAACGCCGGATTGTCGGTCGACCGTGGCGCGCCGTACTCACGGTATTGGAGGGCGCACTGGCGCTGGGCTGTGGTGCGGCTTCCACCGATTCGTCGCGCGGACCCATCTCGACCGTCCTCGTGCGGCAGCGATTGGACGTCGCCTATGCGGCGGTACATCCCGCGCAGAAGCTCGATTTGTATCTTCCGCCCACGGGGGTTGGCCCCTTTCCGCTGGTGATCTGGATCCACGGAGGCGGTCGGGCGCAAGGGGACAAAGGCCTCGGCGCGCTCTCGGTCCAGCGACAGCTGACCACTCGCGGGTTTGCGCTCGCCTCACTCAACTATCGGCTCAGCGGGGTCGCGTGGTACCCGGCAGCGGTTCAGGATGTGAAGGCCGCGATTCGTCATCTGCGAGCGAACGCGGAGCGGTACGCGTTGCTGCCCGACCGGGTGGCGCTTTGGGGGAGCTCTGCAGGGGCGCACCTGGCCGCGCTGGTGGGTGTGACCGGTGACATCACGATGTTTGATGACCCCGCGCTCGGGAACAGTACCCAGTCGGCCCGGGTGCAAGGCGTCGTCAGCTGGTTCGCGCCAACAGATATACTGGCGATGGATAGCGATAACGGCGCGCAGGGCTGTCCGTTGTTTGGCGGCACCGGGCATGACAGTCCAACCTCCCCGGAGGGTCTGTTTCTTGGCGCGCGGCCGTCCAGCGTGCCAAGCGTGGCCCGCGATGCGAGTCCGGTGACGTGGCTGACCATCGACGACCCGCCCTTCCTGTTGCAGCATGGTGGCGCGGATTGTACCGTGCCGACGCGTCAGAGCGTGCGCCTGCGTGACGGACTGCGCGCGCTGTCGGGCGACACCACGCGGTCGAGCTGGACGCTCTTTCCCGTGGACGGGCATGGAGGCCCGTCGTTCAGCACGCCGGCGAATGTCGAGGTCGTAGTCGCGTTCCTCGCTCGGTCTCTGCGCTAG
- a CDS encoding SUMF1/EgtB/PvdO family nonheme iron enzyme, which yields MLRLSMTYPPLLSSAHIRETNASLVPGSIAVKVVIPGVIAAGAAIKVVATDAVTSAAQTVIGLSDAVVSTVDASGRIASEVQSTLRIIPENAALAARLSSIVLSVVPDPTPEGRGYALYRAGTAGKTITYAGTKIPLVFIHGLQVGKQVLSQFDSWYPDNAGEMWTPLLSRIRDDAILSAVFEPWIFRYPTYLPMTNSAAMLGTMISQRFNAKPVVVIAHSMGGMVGGVHLLNAGTASSVARMITLGTPFLGSPLAQSQGLFTGTCVALSSNSFYLGVAAGWTEAKLWPWIAGWSQGFQDLAPSSAVVGQFNNRLSEIASRVFAIGGTSSLGSGTSTEQGLLRLSSCVLDLNGRTPNDGIVPLTSSIPPALTNQATTPSSHLSIYSDPTAVNQIAASLNDWVSRTPASLSFSVQPPARTSVGAALPTIRVVISSLAGGVVGTATTAVALTLSPNTTGARLIGVSTKSAVNGVASFDGLSIDAVGTYSLVAAAGGLPNAGSSAVTVDPPAVAAKLAFVAPPSPSTTGSVLVPSVQVAIQSATGATVAGATNTITIAMLPSPGALGGTIARQAVNGVATFDNLSVSTAGSYTLTAASSGIAGATSPMFTVTSGTGNSGLGIGFGDEQFATIPAGSFRMGSANGDYDEQPIHTVTLSAFRMQKTEVTQAQWRSVMGNGIFAADTCDGNCPADGRSFDAVVQFIARLNQLNPGKTFRLPTEAEWEYAARAGTTGDFGGTGNIDQMGWYNLNAGLLIHGVAQKRPNDWGLYDMHGNLAEWVQDFHGIYPSNAVVNPTGPTSGFFRILRGGWFFSDAGDVRSARRQPSPPSSGPFSNGFRLVISSGSSAALGVGFGDEQFSSLAGGTFQMGSADWPAIHAVTLSAFRIQRTEVTQGQWRAVMGNSPSSFTACGNTCPVEQVSGTNVQQFFNRLNQQDPGKGYRLPTEAEWEYAARAGTTGDLYNNLDDVEPLGWIQSNSERRTHAAAQKLPNGWGLFDMYGNVSEWVSDEWEPRYQASSQTNPTGPESGTLFRVTRGGSWRLNYASSAFRDFASLVFGDSEIGFRLVRNP from the coding sequence ATGCTGCGCTTGTCTATGACCTACCCGCCGCTATTGAGTAGCGCACATATCCGTGAGACGAACGCGTCATTGGTCCCCGGATCGATCGCGGTGAAAGTGGTCATACCGGGCGTCATTGCGGCGGGAGCGGCCATAAAGGTCGTCGCGACCGACGCGGTCACTTCTGCCGCCCAGACGGTCATAGGATTGTCAGACGCGGTGGTCTCAACCGTTGACGCCTCCGGCCGGATTGCGTCGGAAGTGCAGTCAACACTCCGTATCATTCCCGAAAACGCCGCGCTCGCGGCGAGGCTCTCATCGATAGTCCTGTCAGTTGTGCCGGATCCAACACCCGAGGGTCGCGGATACGCGCTCTATCGAGCAGGAACCGCCGGGAAGACTATCACGTATGCGGGAACGAAGATCCCGCTTGTGTTTATCCACGGTCTGCAAGTCGGGAAACAGGTGCTTTCCCAGTTTGATTCTTGGTACCCTGACAATGCGGGTGAAATGTGGACGCCGCTGCTGAGTCGCATCCGCGACGATGCGATCCTGTCTGCCGTCTTTGAACCGTGGATTTTCCGCTATCCCACCTATCTCCCGATGACGAACTCAGCAGCAATGTTGGGCACCATGATCAGTCAAAGATTTAACGCCAAACCCGTCGTGGTGATCGCCCACTCCATGGGAGGAATGGTGGGAGGAGTGCATTTGTTGAACGCCGGCACCGCCTCCTCAGTCGCGAGAATGATAACACTCGGAACGCCATTCCTCGGATCGCCCCTCGCTCAAAGTCAGGGTCTTTTCACCGGAACATGCGTCGCGCTTAGCTCGAACAGCTTCTACTTAGGCGTGGCCGCCGGCTGGACTGAAGCGAAGCTCTGGCCGTGGATTGCAGGCTGGTCGCAAGGCTTCCAGGATTTAGCACCCTCAAGCGCCGTAGTTGGTCAGTTCAACAACCGTCTTTCGGAGATTGCTTCTCGGGTTTTCGCGATCGGAGGCACGAGTAGCTTGGGAAGTGGCACTTCAACGGAACAGGGGTTGCTGCGGCTCTCCTCGTGCGTACTTGACCTGAACGGCAGGACGCCCAACGACGGCATCGTGCCTCTGACAAGTTCGATACCCCCAGCCCTGACGAACCAAGCGACAACTCCGTCGTCGCATCTTTCGATATACTCGGATCCAACGGCAGTAAATCAGATTGCGGCGTCGTTGAATGATTGGGTCAGTCGGACGCCTGCAAGCCTCTCGTTCTCAGTCCAACCTCCCGCGCGTACCAGTGTTGGCGCGGCGCTGCCAACTATTCGCGTCGTGATTTCCAGCCTAGCAGGCGGCGTGGTAGGCACGGCGACTACCGCAGTCGCGCTCACACTGAGTCCGAACACGACAGGGGCGCGATTGATAGGTGTCAGCACCAAATCCGCCGTTAACGGCGTCGCGTCGTTCGACGGTCTAAGCATAGATGCCGTTGGAACATACTCGCTTGTCGCCGCAGCTGGCGGTTTGCCGAATGCCGGGAGCAGCGCCGTGACGGTCGACCCGCCCGCCGTCGCCGCCAAGCTTGCCTTCGTTGCACCTCCGTCGCCTTCGACGACTGGATCTGTGCTCGTTCCCTCTGTTCAAGTCGCTATTCAAAGCGCCACTGGTGCGACGGTCGCTGGTGCGACGAATACAATTACGATTGCCATGCTGCCCAGCCCCGGAGCTCTCGGCGGAACGATCGCTCGTCAGGCGGTGAACGGCGTGGCCACATTTGACAACCTCTCCGTGAGCACGGCGGGCTCGTATACACTCACCGCAGCCAGCAGTGGAATCGCGGGAGCAACAAGTCCAATGTTCACGGTGACGAGCGGAACCGGAAACTCTGGGCTAGGGATCGGCTTCGGCGATGAGCAGTTTGCCACGATCCCCGCCGGTTCATTTCGAATGGGCTCGGCTAACGGTGACTACGATGAGCAGCCGATTCATACCGTAACATTATCGGCATTTCGAATGCAAAAGACGGAGGTCACGCAAGCCCAGTGGCGATCGGTGATGGGTAATGGCATTTTCGCCGCCGACACCTGTGACGGTAACTGCCCCGCAGACGGTCGATCATTCGATGCCGTGGTGCAGTTCATCGCCAGATTAAATCAACTGAATCCGGGAAAAACATTTCGGCTTCCAACTGAAGCAGAGTGGGAGTACGCCGCACGCGCCGGCACTACCGGCGATTTTGGAGGCACCGGCAACATAGACCAAATGGGATGGTACAACCTCAATGCAGGGCTCCTGATTCACGGCGTCGCACAAAAGCGCCCCAATGATTGGGGCTTATACGACATGCACGGGAATTTGGCAGAATGGGTACAGGATTTCCATGGTATTTATCCGTCAAACGCGGTGGTCAATCCGACGGGCCCAACCTCAGGGTTCTTCCGCATTCTGCGCGGCGGGTGGTTCTTTAGCGACGCAGGTGATGTTCGTTCGGCGCGGCGTCAGCCGTCGCCGCCGTCGAGCGGTCCGTTTAGCAACGGCTTTCGCTTGGTAATCTCGAGCGGTAGTAGCGCTGCCCTCGGCGTCGGGTTTGGCGATGAGCAGTTTTCATCACTCGCCGGCGGCACCTTCCAGATGGGATCTGCCGACTGGCCGGCAATCCACGCGGTGACCCTGTCGGCTTTCAGGATTCAACGCACCGAAGTGACCCAGGGGCAATGGCGCGCCGTCATGGGGAATTCGCCGAGCTCCTTCACAGCCTGCGGGAATACTTGCCCTGTCGAGCAAGTGTCCGGTACCAACGTGCAACAATTCTTCAACCGACTCAATCAACAAGATCCTGGCAAAGGGTATCGACTACCTACCGAGGCTGAATGGGAGTACGCAGCGCGCGCGGGAACCACGGGTGACCTGTACAACAATTTAGACGATGTCGAACCGCTCGGTTGGATTCAGTCGAACTCGGAACGGCGGACGCATGCAGCCGCCCAGAAGCTCCCGAACGGATGGGGACTCTTTGACATGTACGGCAACGTCTCTGAATGGGTAAGTGACGAGTGGGAGCCTCGTTACCAAGCGTCGAGCCAAACGAACCCCACCGGCCCGGAGAGTGGGACACTGTTCCGTGTCACTCGAGGAGGCTCATGGAGGTTGAATTATGCGAGCTCGGCTTTCCGTGACTTCGCGTCGCTCGTTTTTGGAGATAGCGAAATCGGATTTCGCCTGGTGAGAAATCCGTGA